Genomic window (Sphingomonas sp. S1-29):
CCTCTTCTATGCCCGCATCAGCGACTTCATCGAGTTCGATCGCCCCGTTCCGTATCGAGATCAGGATGGGCGCTTCGCAGAGCGCATGCTGCGAGAGCTCGACAATCCTGCTATTGTTGGTCGAGCGCTGCGGGGTCGATCGGTACGGGCCATCGACAATGCCGACTTCGCCTCTATCGTAAACCGCGGGTTGATCGACACGCTGTCACCCGAGCACGCGATCAGACTCGAGCTGGATTCGCGCCACATCGACGCTCCCACCGCCGCATTGCTGGCCTTGCCGCCCAACGAGCGGCGCGTCGCGCAGCTGCTCATCAATCGTAAGGTTCGCAGCGCCGCCTTTCGCGGCCACGTCCTCGACGCCTATGATAACCGTTGTGCAGTAACTGGCCTGCGCATGGTCAATGGTGGCGGCAAAGCCGAGGCTCAGGCTGCCCATATCTGGAGCGTAGCCGACGGGGGACCTGATGCCGTACAGAACGGCATTGCCCTATCCGCAACTGCGCACTGGCTGTTCGACCGTCACCTCATCAGCCTCGATGACGAGTGCCGGTTGCTGGTGTCGCATAACCAGGTCCCTTCCGAGCTCATCCGGCTGTTCCCGCTACCGGGCGAGCGTGTCCACCTGCCGGCTGACGCTCGGCTCCACCCGCGCCGCGACTACGTCGCGAGGCACCGTGCCCGCTTCGCAGGTCTCTACGCTTGAGAGCTACCTGAACGTTACCAGCGCCTACGCGGCATCATGACCCTCACTCGGAAGTTCAAAGCATCTTTCGCGCTTCCCCAAAGCGGTCGTTCATTCAGGCGCTGCCGTAAGTCCACCCGCCGCCATAGCCGATTGCCTTTGACGGGCGTCGATTTCGGCACCCCACGGATCGCGCGCCGCAACCGCGGTTCCTGCAGCGGTGAAATCCATCACCCGATCCGACGCCGCATGATATTGCGGCCAAGCCGCCAGGCCCGATCCGTTCGGATCCCCCGCCTTGGCGAAATTGACGATATAGGAGCTGATCGTCTTGCCCATCGCGATGTCCTTTGGCGTGGTCTTGTCGCCATATTTGATCGCCGTGGTGTCGAAGAAGAACGGGATCTCGCTCGCGTGTTGGGCGCCGGGCTGGCCGACCGAGTCCGCCACGTACGAGAAGCGATAATGCCATACCGGCACCCCTTGCGCCGCGATCTTGGCCGCGGCGCTGCGCGCGCCGGCAATCATGAAGCCGGTCTTGCCGCCCATGTCGGCGCTGGTCGCGCCGATCAACATCGGCACCTTGGTGAAGTTCCCCGATCGGTAGGCGGCGTCCTGATCGACGACGATCCGACCATCGCGGAACGGGCCGCTGAAGGTTCGGGGACCTGGCTTTGGTTGGAACAACTGCACCATGCTCAGCCCGTCGGTAACCTGGTCGGCGGTGAGCGCACGCAGCTTGGTCAGCGCTTGCGGGTCCTGCGCTACGATCCCCTGGCTTTGCGCAAAATCGGTATAGATCCGTTCGATGTCGGCAAGCTCGGGGGACGCAGGCGTTTCGGCATTGCCCCCCGACATCACGACCGCCTTGTGGAACAGGCCCGTCGCCAGCGGCGTGGTGACGAGAGTATGGACCGACATGCCGCCGGCGCTTTCGCCGATGATCATTACGTTCGCCGGGTCGCCGCCCAGCGCGGCGATGTTACGCTGGACCCATTTGAGCGCAGCGATCTGATCGAGGAAGCCGTAATTGCCGATCAGCCCGGCATCGGGGTCTTCCCTCGTCAGCTGCGGCAGCGCGAAGCTGCCGAAGCGCCCGACGCGATAGTTGAAGCTTACGATCACTACCCCTTGCCGCGCCATGTTGGCGCCCGAATAGGTCGGAGGCGAGGCGCCACCGTTCACGAAGCCGCCGCCATATATCCAGACGATGACGGGCAGCTTGCGCTTTGCAGTCGCGGGCTTCCAGACATTGGCATAGAGGCAATCTTCGGCGGGCGTCGTCCCGAGCGGCGCGGCATCGCCGCCGAACGGGACCTGCATGCAATCGCTGCTATACGCCTTAGCCTCGCGCACGCCGCTCCATTTCGCGGCAGGTTGCGGCGCGCGCCACCGCAAGGGCCCGATCGGCGGCGCGGCGAACGGAACACCCTTCCAGGCGAGCACGCCATCTGCCTCTACCCCCGCAATCCGTCCGGTATCGATCGATACAATGGCCGGGATGCGCTGCGCCTGCGCGGTGCCTGGCAGCACAAGCGCGGCGGTGATCATCAGTCGAGCGAGCATCGCAGTCTCCGGAAAAAACATGGGCTGGTCCTCAAGCGCGCAACACTATCCGACGCGATTCGCCCTCGGGATCGTCGACCATGCGGCATTTGTCGTCGAACACCATCGTCTGGCACCGCACTGGTTCGCTCGGGCTCCAGTCCAGCCCCGGCTGGCTGGGATTGCCCGTCCGCGCGAAGGTGGCCCAGGCGCCGGCCATCGTCCGCGCCAGCCGCTGCGCCTCGGGGTATTGCCCGTGCCCTGTTCGCAGCGCGCGGTGTTGTCGAAGCAAAAGGCCAGGTCGGCGGTATGCCAGGCACCCGCCAGCCCATCGAGCTGCAGCGACTGCCACTGGAACAAATATTGGTAAACCGGTGCCCCGCCCTGCGCGTGCTTGAGCCGCACCATGTCCTGCACCCGGTTGCGATAGGCGATGCTCTGTACCCCGTAGGACAGCGTGCGAACCGCCTTTTCGGGATGCGCTTTCTTCATCGAGGTGATCAGCGCGTCGGCCTTCGCCACGCCGAGTTGATCGGTCAGGTCCTTGCGCCACTCGGCTTCGCCGGGGTTCGAGCCCCATCGCATACCTTCTTCGCTCGTATTGCCGATCAGCATCGGCACATCGCGCGACACCTCGGGCGCCACATCGGCGAACGACCGGACGTCGATGACCTTGCCGTCGAGCGTCGGCCCCCAGCCCACCCGCGGCGTTGGCGGCGGCCCGCCCAGGCTGCGCAGCATCGGTCCGTTGATCTCGCCGGCGACGGTGTTGCTTGCGGCCGAGAGATCGGCCCATGTGATCTTCTGGAGCGCCGCGATGTCGTTGGCGGCGATGCCGAGATGCTTGACCAGCCGCCGCGAATATTCGCGCGACTGCTGCGCCGTCGGCAGCGCCCCGCCGCCACCCGACTGCGCCGCCGCGCGGTGGATCAGCCCCTTGCCCGATCGCATGCCGAGCAGCGTGGTGACCTTCGAGCCGCCGCCCGACTGCCCATAGATCATCACTCTGTCGGGATCCCCGCCGAACGATGCGATGTTTTCCTGCACCCAGCGGAGCGCCGCAACGCAATCGGTCATGCTGACATTGACGGATTCTTCATAGGCTGAACCACCCACCTCGACGAGGTCGAGGAACCCCAGCACGTTCAGGCGATGGTTGATCGACACCTGCACCACGTCGTGATGCCGTGCCATCTGCGCACCGTCGTGCGAGGCCAGCTCGTACGACGATCCGAAGGCAAAGCCGCCGCCGTGGAAATACACCATCACCGGGCGATTGCCGCTCAGCGATGGCGTCCCGACGTTGAGCTTGAGCATGTCCTCGCCCTGGAAGCCGTCGTCCCATTGCTGCAGGAACGTATGCTCGACCGTGCGGAAATTATGCGTCGTTTGTGGGCTGTTCGCGCCATAGACGAGCGCGTTGTACGGCTCGGTCCAGGCCTTTGGCGGCTTGGCGGGCAGCCAGCGATTTTCCCCGCCGGTATCCTGGCCATAGGGGATGCCCTTGAAGGTGAACACGTCGCCGGCGACATAGCCGCGCACCGGACCATATCGCGTCTTGGCAATCGCGCGGTGCGGCGTCGTGCCGCCCCGCGCGGGGCCGCGCGGCGATGGCTGGACGCTTTGCGCACGCGCGGGAGGCAGCGCCAGGCCGGCGCCTGCCACCATCGACGCGATCAGTGCACGCCGACGGTCTATGAGCGGTCCGGCCATGTCTTGCTCTCCTATAACCGCCTCGTTTCGGGCGTTCAGCAAGCAAAGCGTAAAAGCGGCTATCCACCGCGTCAATACTCATACAAGACGTGCGAAAGGTTGGGAGACTATTGCATGCATATCGGGCGTTTTGCGCTGGCCGTTGCAGCGGCATCGATCGGTTCGATCGTCCAAAGCCAGGAAGTGGAACGCGGTAGCGGTCCCTATCCCGCGATCTTCGAGGAGCGGGCCGACCTTCCGAACCACGTCATCTATCGCCCCCGCGATCTTGCGCCGGCGCGCTCGGACAGACTGCCGATCTATGTGTTCGGCAATGGCGGATGCAGCGCCGACGGCACCAGCTCGCGCAACCATCTGCTCGAGATCGCGTCGCGCGGCTATCTCGTGATCGCGTCGGGTACGATCCCGCGCGCTGCCGCTCCAGCGGCCCCGGCCCCCGCTCCGCCTCGGCCCGGTGCGAAGCTGACGACCGAAACCGAAACGCGCCTGCTCATCGATGCGATCGACTGGG
Coding sequences:
- a CDS encoding HNH endonuclease, encoding MLDSLIASPGEWLHDLWMKGVFEISGASRYDDLLAERYHFPRVYLRAAEACVGDWIVYRETGSAGGRKAYVAAGLVHSIDPDPTDRSLFYARISDFIEFDRPVPYRDQDGRFAERMLRELDNPAIVGRALRGRSVRAIDNADFASIVNRGLIDTLSPEHAIRLELDSRHIDAPTAALLALPPNERRVAQLLINRKVRSAAFRGHVLDAYDNRCAVTGLRMVNGGGKAEAQAAHIWSVADGGPDAVQNGIALSATAHWLFDRHLISLDDECRLLVSHNQVPSELIRLFPLPGERVHLPADARLHPRRDYVARHRARFAGLYA
- a CDS encoding carboxylesterase/lipase family protein, with amino-acid sequence MLARLMITAALVLPGTAQAQRIPAIVSIDTGRIAGVEADGVLAWKGVPFAAPPIGPLRWRAPQPAAKWSGVREAKAYSSDCMQVPFGGDAAPLGTTPAEDCLYANVWKPATAKRKLPVIVWIYGGGFVNGGASPPTYSGANMARQGVVIVSFNYRVGRFGSFALPQLTREDPDAGLIGNYGFLDQIAALKWVQRNIAALGGDPANVMIIGESAGGMSVHTLVTTPLATGLFHKAVVMSGGNAETPASPELADIERIYTDFAQSQGIVAQDPQALTKLRALTADQVTDGLSMVQLFQPKPGPRTFSGPFRDGRIVVDQDAAYRSGNFTKVPMLIGATSADMGGKTGFMIAGARSAAAKIAAQGVPVWHYRFSYVADSVGQPGAQHASEIPFFFDTTAIKYGDKTTPKDIAMGKTISSYIVNFAKAGDPNGSGLAAWPQYHAASDRVMDFTAAGTAVAARDPWGAEIDARQRQSAMAAGGLTAAPE
- a CDS encoding carboxylesterase/lipase family protein → MVAGAGLALPPARAQSVQPSPRGPARGGTTPHRAIAKTRYGPVRGYVAGDVFTFKGIPYGQDTGGENRWLPAKPPKAWTEPYNALVYGANSPQTTHNFRTVEHTFLQQWDDGFQGEDMLKLNVGTPSLSGNRPVMVYFHGGGFAFGSSYELASHDGAQMARHHDVVQVSINHRLNVLGFLDLVEVGGSAYEESVNVSMTDCVAALRWVQENIASFGGDPDRVMIYGQSGGGSKVTTLLGMRSGKGLIHRAAAQSGGGGALPTAQQSREYSRRLVKHLGIAANDIAALQKITWADLSAASNTVAGEINGPMLRSLGGPPPTPRVGWGPTLDGKVIDVRSFADVAPEVSRDVPMLIGNTSEEGMRWGSNPGEAEWRKDLTDQLGVAKADALITSMKKAHPEKAVRTLSYGVQSIAYRNRVQDMVRLKHAQGGAPVYQYLFQWQSLQLDGLAGAWHTADLAFCFDNTARCEQGTGNTPRRSGWRGRWPAPGPPSRGRAIPASRGWTGARANQCGARRWCSTTNAAWSTIPRANRVG